In Rutidosis leptorrhynchoides isolate AG116_Rl617_1_P2 chromosome 2, CSIRO_AGI_Rlap_v1, whole genome shotgun sequence, one genomic interval encodes:
- the LOC139888243 gene encoding uncharacterized protein, whose product MEKTFKMLQFLIDDDSDNEKIVNFVSSLAEEEVEGEASSSRVPRTRIYIPRDRESAADRLFNDYFADSPVYPENKFKRRFRMSRQLFLRIVEGISNFNSSDIPEYFMYFRERPDAAGRQSLTILQKCTAAIRQMAYGTTPDMFDEYIKIGEKTAALCLDYFCKCVFHLFEREYLRKPTAEDIARLYNFHAQKHGLPGMLGSIDCMHWEWKNCPVAWQGQYTRGDKKGPSIMLEAVASQDLWIWHGFFGMAGANNDTNVLNASPLFNSIQEQLHLHYSKWRNFHQSIRCKC is encoded by the coding sequence ATGGAGAAAACGTTCAAGATGCTCCAGTTTTTAATTGATGACGATTCGGATAATGAAAAAATTGTTAACTTTGTTAGCAGTTTGGCCGAAGAAGAAGTGGAGGGAGAAGCTAGTAGTTCGCGAGTCCCTCGAACCCGAATTTATATTCCAAGGGATCGTGAAAGTGCGGCTGACAGGTTATTCAATGATTATTTTGCGGATTCACCAGTGTATCCGGAAAACAAATTCAAACGACGTTTTCGAATGAGTCGTCAATTATTTCTCCGAATAGTCGAAGGTATATCTAACTTTAATAGTAGTGATATTCCCGAATATTTTATGTATTTTAGAGAACGTCCCGATGCCGCTGGTCGTCAAAGTTTGACAATATTACAAAAGTGTACCGCGGCCATACGTCAAATGGCGTATGGAACTACACCTGATATGTTTGACGAATACATAAAAATTGGTGAGAAAACTGCTGCTTTATGTTTAGATTATTTTTGCAAATGCGTATTTCATTTGTTTGAGAGAGAGTATTTGAGAAAGCCAACAGCCGAAGATATTGCTCGACTTTATAATTTTCACGCCCAAAAACATGGTTTACCCGGTATGCTTGGTAGTATTGATTGTATGCACTGGGAGTGGAAGAATTGTCCTGTTGCGTGGCAAGGACAATATACTAGAGGTGATAAAAAGGGACCATCCATTATGCTTGAAGCAGTCGCATCTCAAGATTTGTGGATATGGCATGGATTCTTTGGTATGGCAGGTGCAAACAACGACACTAACGTTTTAAATGCCTCACCGTTGTTCAACAGCATTCAGGAGCAGCTTCATCTTCACTACTCGAAATGGCGTAACTTTCATCAATCCATTCGGTGTAAGTGTTAA
- the LOC139891352 gene encoding serine/threonine-protein kinase PEPKR2-like produces MRKKRKESDLLGTDNNNNNISNMKKELLESTGDSESLISNLKCHYSLEDYVRLKRCCKEDVVFSSDDDNGSCRSRRAGIAANAPPCATSSLVLSGRGIKRKIGCSDVAFQMGRKNKIVEDYIKGETIGKGKFGSVWLCRCRVTGVGFACKTLVKGEETVHREVEIMQHLSGHFGVVTLKAVYEDSDLFHLVMELCSGGRLIDQMTKEGRYSEQRAANIFKQLMMVIKYCHDMGVVHCDVKPENILLTSTRKINLADFGLE; encoded by the coding sequence ATGAGGAAGAAGAGAAAAGAAAGTGACCTATTGGGtactgataacaataacaataatattagtaacatgaaAAAAGAATTGTTGGAATCGACTGGTGATTCTGAGTCGTTGATATCGAATCTTAAGTGTCATTACTCTTTAGAAGATTATGTTAGGTTAAAAAGGTGTTGTAAGGAAGATGTGGTTTTTAGTAGTGATGATGATAATGGATCGTGTAGGAGTAGGCGTGCTGGTATTGCAGCTAATGCACCACCGTGTGCTACATCTTCGTTAGTTTTATCGGGTAGAGGGATTAAGAGGAAGATTGGGTGCAGCGATGTAGCGTTTCAAATGGGTCGGAAGAATAAGATTGTTGAAGATTATATTAAGGGTGAGACAATTGGGAAGGGGAAATTTGGATCTGTTTGGTTGTGTAGGTGTAGGGTTACTGGTGTAGGGTTTGCGTGTAAAACGTTGGTGAAAGGGGAAGAAACTGTTCATAGGGAAGTTGAGATTATGCAACATTTGTCGGGGCATTTTGGGGTTGTGACGTTGAAGGCGGTGTATGAAGATTCAGACTTGTTTCATTTAGTGATGGAGTTGTGTTCGGGTGGTAGGTTGATTGATCAGATGACTAAGGAAGGTCGATATTCGGAGCAACGGGCTGCGAATATATTCAAGCAGTTGATGATGGTGATTAAGTATTGTCATGATATGGGGGTGGTTCATTGTGATGTAAAGCCTGAAAATATTCTTTTAACGAGTACAAGGAAGATAAATCTTGCAGATTTTGGCTTGGAGTGA